Within the Roseicitreum antarcticum genome, the region GGTCACGGTCGAACCCCTTGTTGGTGACTTCATGGGTGACGATGATGTGGGTTTCAGTGTCCACTGCGCATTGCGCATTATAGCCCACCAGCCCGCTGTTACGCGCGCTGGTGGCCATCGCTCGGGCATCGGGATCAGTCAGGGAAATCTGGCCGTCCGGCGCATCGGCCAGGGCCTTGTCCATGGCATTCAGTTTCTCGATTTCCTGCTTGAGCCGCCCGTATCGATGCGCCAGATGCGTGACCTTCTCCGCCCGCACCTCGCCTTTCTCCTGCCGGTCTATGCGCACCATCTCGGTGATATAGCGCTCGACATCGGCCTCCAGATGCGCGAGACGGCTGGCGATCTTGCCCTTGGTGAAGTTCTTGTCGCGGTTGTTGACAGCCTTGAACTTGCTTCCATCGATCACCACGCATTCGCCCTTCAGCGTGCCGATCCGGCGGCACAGCTCGACGAATTGCGCGCAGGTCTTGCGGATAGCAGCACCGTTATCGCGTCGGAAATCCGCAATCGTCTTGTGATCCGGCACCAATCGCCCGAGCAGCCACATCACCTCGACATTGCGCCCGGCCTCACGCTCCAACCTGCGGCTGGACGGGATCCGGTTGAGGTAGCCATAGATGAACAGCTTCAGAAGAATGGCCGGATGGTATCCCGGTCGCCCTGTCCGCGCATGCGCCGCGCGCACAAAGCCAAGGCCCGCCAGATTAAGCTGTTCAACAAACAGATCCACCACCCGGACCAGATGATCGTCGTCAATCCAGTCCTCAAGTCGATCCGGAAACAGCGTCACCTGATCGCGATCAACACCTTCAATGAAACCCGACATAAATGCACTCCCGTATCGTAGGAAGCATACCATATCTGGGGGTTTTCACACAGCCTCGGCCGGAAGCAGGCCTTGCCCCGATAGCGTTAACGGCAGCTCCGTCCGCACTGCGGCCAGTCGTGCAGATCGCAGCGAACGGCAGTTCACTGCCCACTACGTCGGTCATCCAATTGTCCAGACGCCCTGTATTTCTCGTCGGTTCGGCGCCCGGCCCGGCAGTCACATGCACGCCCGTACCTGATCGCGCAGAACGGCGTAATCGCTTAGCATCCGGACAACGACCGCGCTCTCTGGCAGGGCAGCCACTTCGGATGCGGCGCGCGCCTGTTCGGTGACGCTGTAGAGCACCACGGGCGGACATGGCGCGCGTGCGTCAGAATTGGCCGTCGCGCAGCCGCTCAGCAAGAGCATCGCGATTAGGAGGGCGACGGCTGGCGGCGTCCAGCATCTGGCGTTGGATTTCATGGGTTCTCTCCGATGTTGAAAGTCGCTCGGTCAACCGCCCGGCTCGTTCACCGGCACGGCGGAGGTTCAGCAAGAACAGAGCGATGGTGGTGGCCGCCAAAAGCAGGCCCAGCGCTTTGCGCGCCGGGCCGCTGGCGAGGATCGCGACAAAACAATCCATCACCGCTGACCCTTCTTCCAGTCGTCAACGCGGGCGTGGATGGCGACGGCGATGCCGATCAACGCCACGGCGATGAACACCCAGCGAAGGGTGTCGAGGTAGGGCATCAGCGGCAGGATGGCCGATTGGGTTTCCGCCAGCACGTCCTGCGCGACTTCAACACCTGCGGCACCGACGGTCGCGATGCCTGCGGCCCCACCGCCTTTTAGGGTGCGGCTGTCGGCTAGCACTTCGCGGGCAGGAGCCAACTCCGGCACAAAGGGTGTTGCGCGAATGGCGAAGGGGTCGCCCCAGCTGCGCGCGGGCCCGAGGTCGATGTGCATAAAACCCGACCGAGGATAAGTGCCAAAGCCCAGAAAACCCACGGCGCGGGCGACCTCGGCGAAAGTGGCCGGATCGTGGTTCGACATGGCGATATCGAACGCGGTGCCCAGCATGTGCTTTGAAGCCGGTGCCCCGCCGACCGCGCGGTTGTGGCTGGGGCTGCGATAGCCCGAGCGGACGATCAGCGGTTTGCCGAGGCGATTGCGCAGGCTCTGCAGCTTGTCCATGGCTTCGGTGTTGATCTTGATCGCACCGGTGCCGCGGCAGGCGATCTCGGCTGGCGAAAAGCTGGGCCAACGCCAGGCGCTTTCGGGGACGTCGCGAAAATGGGCAAAGGTCGTGGTCGGCATGATTGGGCTCCAGAAATGCAAAA harbors:
- a CDS encoding IS1182 family transposase; this translates as MSGFIEGVDRDQVTLFPDRLEDWIDDDHLVRVVDLFVEQLNLAGLGFVRAAHARTGRPGYHPAILLKLFIYGYLNRIPSSRRLEREAGRNVEVMWLLGRLVPDHKTIADFRRDNGAAIRKTCAQFVELCRRIGTLKGECVVIDGSKFKAVNNRDKNFTKGKIASRLAHLEADVERYITEMVRIDRQEKGEVRAEKVTHLAHRYGRLKQEIEKLNAMDKALADAPDGQISLTDPDARAMATSARNSGLVGYNAQCAVDTETHIIVTHEVTNKGFDRDQLSPMAMAAKDTLGRDTLHALADKGYYSGVEIAACDKAGITVTMPRPETSGNRKKGMYVKADFKYDADRDVYVCPTGDELTYRYTREDGLQVRRYWTNECQNCPVKSRCTTGTERRVTRWEYEHLVDEMRDRLRSADDPMTLRRSTVEHPFGTIKAWMGTTHFLMRRLKNVRTEMALNVLAYNIKRMVALVGIKGLMAAMPA
- a CDS encoding YcbK family protein, which produces MPTTTFAHFRDVPESAWRWPSFSPAEIACRGTGAIKINTEAMDKLQSLRNRLGKPLIVRSGYRSPSHNRAVGGAPASKHMLGTAFDIAMSNHDPATFAEVARAVGFLGFGTYPRSGFMHIDLGPARSWGDPFAIRATPFVPELAPAREVLADSRTLKGGGAAGIATVGAAGVEVAQDVLAETQSAILPLMPYLDTLRWVFIAVALIGIAVAIHARVDDWKKGQR